Proteins encoded within one genomic window of Sulfolobales archaeon:
- a CDS encoding DUF424 family protein, which translates to MDPDKYSNNIERFWVKVFKIDSEVLVAICDEDLLGTTLVDLENSITIRVDPNFYGGELLEFDEIIPLLKEATVVNVIGNKIVSRLIEAGFIDDNDKNFITIRGVKHLQIITME; encoded by the coding sequence TTGGATCCAGATAAATACTCGAATAATATAGAAAGGTTCTGGGTTAAAGTGTTCAAAATAGATTCGGAGGTTTTAGTAGCTATATGCGACGAAGATCTTCTAGGAACTACTCTGGTAGACCTTGAAAATTCTATCACTATAAGAGTGGATCCTAACTTTTACGGAGGAGAACTACTTGAATTCGATGAGATCATACCTCTACTGAAAGAGGCTACGGTAGTGAATGTGATAGGCAATAAGATTGTGAGCAGGCTTATAGAAGCGGGATTTATAGATGATAATGATAAGAACTTTATCACGATAAGAGGCGTTAAACATCTTCAGATAATAACCATGGAGTAG
- a CDS encoding translation initiation factor IF-2 subunit beta, whose amino-acid sequence MSTYSQYLELLERLYRKLPERKEVKTVDLPELDVEHVSNKTIIRNLQQISERLDRDPRIISRYFLKELGKPGTLTPSGSLEIFDRISAKSLTELFDKFIKTYVRCPTCGSIDTKLIRQGKIFIIKCLACGAETTTKYV is encoded by the coding sequence ATGAGCACATATTCACAATATCTCGAACTCCTCGAAAGACTCTACCGAAAGCTTCCTGAGAGAAAGGAGGTTAAAACAGTAGACTTGCCAGAGCTTGATGTAGAACATGTGAGTAATAAAACCATAATAAGAAATCTCCAGCAGATCTCAGAAAGACTAGACAGAGATCCTAGAATTATATCAAGATACTTCCTGAAAGAGCTGGGAAAACCAGGAACTCTAACACCCTCAGGTTCTCTGGAGATATTTGATAGGATATCAGCGAAGTCTCTTACCGAGCTTTTCGATAAGTTTATAAAAACATATGTCAGATGCCCTACATGCGGATCAATAGATACAAAACTTATTAGACAAGGCAAGATCTTTATAATAAAATGTCTGGCATGCGGTGCTGAGACTACTACCAAATATGTCTAG
- a CDS encoding tRNA (N(6)-L-threonylcarbamoyladenosine(37)-C(2))-methylthiotransferase encodes MRVYIETYGCALNKADSMIMAAEIEREGGVIVDNADEADVIIVNTCVVRRETEERMILRLREIREKYSNSKKIVVAGCLPSSQPATTREVIPEASMITTEAVNKITYVIRSSERVDLGFDRRIYYRDYDTILIPVNSRIGGEDLSIPIPIAQGCLSDCSFCITKYSRPILRSYKPRAIIRAVEKAVESGFKEIELTAQDTAVYGFDLEKRFMLPDLVAEISEIPGDFMLRIGMMNPQWLDKIIDGLIEVLKKPKVFKFVHIPIQSGDNRVLKIMKRGYTVEDFIGYVKEFRNKIPDINIATDIIVGHPGEDEEAFNNTVNLLKEIKFDRIHIAQYSIRPFTESASMPQIKESVKKQRSSYLQKLQEEIGLSINKSFIGSRVKTLVVKKGYRDETLIGRSTSYRTVVLKKEDWVKPGVWVDVEISDVSFFDLRGKPLEPD; translated from the coding sequence ATGAGAGTGTATATAGAGACTTACGGTTGTGCTCTTAATAAAGCTGATAGCATGATAATGGCTGCAGAGATCGAGAGAGAGGGAGGTGTTATAGTGGATAATGCAGATGAAGCAGATGTTATTATAGTGAATACGTGTGTTGTGAGAAGAGAGACTGAGGAGAGAATGATCCTAAGACTTAGAGAGATTAGAGAGAAGTACTCTAATAGTAAGAAAATAGTTGTTGCAGGATGCCTACCCTCTTCCCAGCCTGCTACGACTAGAGAGGTAATACCTGAGGCTTCTATGATAACTACTGAGGCTGTTAATAAGATAACATATGTGATAAGATCTAGTGAGAGAGTAGATCTAGGTTTTGATAGAAGGATCTATTATAGAGATTATGATACGATTCTCATACCGGTAAACTCAAGGATCGGAGGAGAAGATCTCTCGATCCCAATACCTATAGCACAGGGATGTCTTAGCGATTGCAGCTTCTGCATAACAAAGTATTCGAGACCTATTCTAAGAAGCTATAAGCCTAGAGCTATTATCAGAGCTGTTGAGAAAGCGGTTGAATCAGGTTTTAAAGAGATAGAGCTCACAGCGCAGGATACAGCTGTTTACGGATTTGATCTCGAGAAAAGATTTATGCTACCAGATCTAGTGGCTGAGATATCAGAAATTCCTGGAGATTTCATGTTAAGGATAGGCATGATGAACCCTCAATGGCTGGATAAGATCATAGACGGTTTAATAGAGGTTCTTAAAAAACCAAAGGTGTTTAAATTCGTGCATATACCTATCCAAAGCGGAGATAATAGAGTGCTTAAGATCATGAAAAGAGGATATACCGTAGAGGATTTTATAGGATACGTGAAAGAATTCAGAAATAAAATTCCTGATATTAATATAGCTACAGATATTATAGTAGGACATCCAGGAGAAGATGAGGAGGCCTTTAACAATACAGTAAACCTACTCAAGGAAATAAAATTTGATAGGATTCATATAGCTCAATACAGTATAAGGCCTTTTACAGAATCTGCTTCAATGCCTCAGATTAAGGAAAGTGTGAAGAAACAGAGATCCTCATATCTTCAGAAGCTTCAGGAAGAGATAGGTCTGAGCATAAATAAGAGTTTCATAGGATCTAGAGTGAAGACCTTGGTAGTTAAGAAAGGATACAGAGATGAGACACTAATAGGAAGAAGTACTAGCTATAGAACTGTTGTTCTCAAAAAAGAGGATTGGGTGAAACCTGGAGTGTGGGTTGATGTAGAGATCTCAGACGTTTCATTCTTTGATCTGAGAGGAAAACCTCTTGAACCCGATTAG
- a CDS encoding carbon-nitrogen hydrolase family protein yields the protein MSEISSEDLKLTRREFQENKREDSINIAVPHIRVYHKSKRGNLSRVYDLMRRAREESNVNIFLLPSGFLYGPLTESHEYSQHGFKKYAERIPGDVTAILEELSKKFGVYIITGSILEKAGPRIFSTSIVISPFQEGVVYRYRKMTLSDNEISYLSPGREPGIVEIANLRIGILLEEDLFMPEIARVLALERTDLLIFFSKLVKKFTEVKPLVISRALENSTTVINVGGILNINGEDVVNVKTLIVRGNGSIEGESRDDGEEIFYMTIRIKDPKKRISKRVNNDVIKNLIRYMRKRKLLV from the coding sequence ATGAGCGAGATATCTTCGGAAGATCTGAAGCTCACCCGCAGGGAGTTTCAGGAGAATAAAAGAGAGGATTCTATAAACATAGCAGTACCTCATATAAGAGTGTATCATAAGTCTAAGAGAGGAAATCTAAGTAGAGTATATGATCTGATGAGAAGAGCGAGAGAGGAGAGTAATGTAAATATATTTCTGCTCCCTAGCGGCTTTCTCTATGGTCCTTTAACCGAATCGCATGAATATTCACAGCATGGCTTCAAAAAATATGCTGAGAGAATCCCTGGAGACGTTACGGCAATTCTAGAAGAGCTTTCCAAGAAATTTGGAGTCTATATTATCACAGGATCTATATTAGAGAAGGCGGGGCCAAGAATTTTCTCTACATCAATAGTAATATCACCTTTCCAAGAAGGAGTTGTGTATAGATATAGGAAAATGACTTTAAGTGATAATGAGATCTCATATCTATCACCTGGAAGAGAGCCTGGGATAGTAGAGATAGCGAATCTAAGAATAGGTATTCTTCTCGAAGAAGATCTGTTCATGCCTGAGATAGCTAGGGTGCTAGCTTTAGAAAGAACAGATCTTCTCATTTTTTTCAGTAAGCTTGTGAAGAAGTTTACAGAGGTTAAACCTCTGGTTATATCAAGAGCTCTGGAGAATTCTACTACTGTGATAAATGTTGGAGGAATTCTAAATATCAATGGAGAAGACGTGGTTAATGTAAAGACACTAATTGTAAGAGGAAATGGAAGTATAGAAGGTGAGAGCAGAGACGATGGTGAAGAGATTTTCTACATGACTATAAGAATAAAAGATCCTAAGAAGAGAATAAGCAAGAGAGTGAATAATGATGTGATAAAGAACCTGATAAGATATATGAGAAAACGTAAGCTGTTAGTATGA